Proteins from a genomic interval of Clostridium scatologenes:
- a CDS encoding DUF1292 domain-containing protein, with product MDKENLHDCGCGCNDESCGCGEHSHEHEHDCGCGCGEHESMIVDLEDENGNTVPCEVVDGFEYKNNEYAIVQHPDNGAVYLFKVVGEGEEGELVIPDDKEFEEVSAYYENMVESEHNQQ from the coding sequence ATGGATAAAGAAAATTTACATGACTGCGGTTGTGGCTGTAATGATGAAAGTTGTGGATGCGGAGAACATAGTCATGAACATGAACATGATTGTGGCTGCGGCTGTGGAGAGCATGAAAGTATGATAGTTGATTTAGAAGACGAAAATGGAAACACAGTTCCATGTGAAGTAGTTGATGGATTTGAATATAAAAATAATGAATATGCTATAGTACAACATCCAGATAATGGAGCAGTATATTTGTTTAAAGTAGTTGGTGAAGGAGAAGAAGGAGAACTTGTAATTCCTGATGATAAGGAATTTGAAGAAGTATCAGCTTACTATGAAAATATGGTAGAAAGCGAACATAATCAACAATAA